One genomic segment of Actinomycetota bacterium includes these proteins:
- a CDS encoding hydrogenase maturation protease, which produces MVVRTEPDPLSRVLVACVGNQLRGDDGFGVAVAAQLQGSLPDQVDLIETGIGGLAIVQQLMEGYSGLIVVDAIERSAPPGTVFVLIPQVPKIRQPTMEEWQGQYADLHLAEPSRILRIAQAASVLPDHVLVVGCQPATCEDFHEGLSADVAAAVPIATGRVHELVDEILSELGRRDEIG; this is translated from the coding sequence GTGGTTGTTCGAACGGAGCCTGATCCGCTGTCACGCGTCCTCGTCGCGTGTGTCGGGAATCAGCTGCGCGGTGACGACGGATTCGGTGTCGCGGTTGCGGCGCAGCTGCAAGGCTCTCTTCCCGACCAAGTCGACCTGATCGAGACGGGCATTGGGGGCCTAGCAATCGTCCAGCAGCTGATGGAGGGCTACAGCGGGTTGATCGTCGTCGACGCGATTGAGCGAAGCGCGCCGCCCGGGACGGTCTTCGTCCTGATCCCGCAGGTTCCTAAGATCAGGCAACCGACGATGGAGGAATGGCAGGGCCAGTATGCCGACCTTCATCTCGCGGAGCCATCACGGATCCTTCGCATCGCGCAAGCGGCCAGTGTGCTGCCTGATCACGTCCTGGTCGTGGGATGTCAGCCAGCTACCTGTGAGGACTTCCACGAAGGCCTGAGCGCTGATGTCGCGGCAGCCGTTCCTATAGCGACGGGGCGCGTCCATGAACTCGTCGACGAGATCCTCTCGGAGCTCGGCCGCCGGGACGAAATCGGCTAG